In Acidobacteriota bacterium, the DNA window CTACCGGCCTCATGCACCGTGAGGAAAGTCGCGCCCAGCCGGGCCGCCTGACGCGTGGCGCGGCGGACGGTCTCCCCGATATCGTAAAATTTCAGATCCAGAAAAACATTGTTGCCGCGGTCCAGCAGCGAGCGGATGTAGTCCGGCCCGATCACCGTGTATAGTTCCAGTCCCACCTTGTAGAAGGAGACAACGCCCAGCAGCTTATCAACCAGTTGATCGGCCTGCACGGCGGAAGGGAAGTCGAGCGCGACGATCAAGCGGTCGCTGGCGGCGAGGGAGGAAAGATCAGACATAGGGTAAAGGGCGACCGAGTTTCCAAACGAAGGACTCAAAGCTCAGGACTAGGCCAGCAGAACAGTGTACCTGTCCTGCGCCCGCCAAACAATGCCCCCAACAATACCCCTAACAATCCCGATGATGGTGTGCTGGAAATTGGAAGGCCACGGAGCGATGTGATTGGCGCGACCCACCCCGGCAAAAATTCTTGCACAGATCCTGTTCGGGGAGCGCAATCTCAACGCTGCACGAAGTATAATAAATCTTTGGCTGCGAGGGCCGTTCGCAGCCCTCCGGTACGCCGCAATCCCTGAAGGAAAACGATAACGCATGGCGGATCAACCTACTAATCCCCCGACTAATCCTGGCGGCAACCTGCCTGGCGATGGACAGCAATCCGAGCTGCCGCTGCCGAAGAATCAGTCCACGGTAAACATCGAAGACGAGATGCGCAAGTCGTATCTCGATTACGCCATGAGCGTGATAATCGGCCGCGCGCTGCCCGACGCCCGCGACGGCATGAAGCCCGTGCATCGCCGCATTCTCTACGGCATGTACGAGGCTGGCCTGCGCGCCAACCGCCCCTATCGCAAATGCGCGAAAATCGTCGGCGAAGTGATGGGTAACTATCACCCGCATGGCGACTCGCCCATCTATGACGCATTAGTCCGCATGGCGCAGAACTTCTCCATGCGCTACGAGTTGGTGGACGGTCAGGGCAACTTTGGTTCTGTCGATGGCGACCCGCCCGCCGCCATGCGGTACACCGAGGCGCGGCTGTCGTCGATCTCCGAGCGCCTGCTCGACGATATTGAGCGCGAGACGGTCGATTTCCGTCCCAACTACGATGAGAGTCGCGAAGAGCCCGTGTGCCTGCCCACACGCATTCCCAATCTATTGGTGAACGGCTCGTCGGGCATCGCCGTGGGCATGGCCACCAACATCCCGCCGCACAACCTGCGCGAGATCATCGCCGCGACCATTCAGTTGATTGAGCACCCCAACACGCAACTGGCGAAATTAATTGAGTTGGTGCCCGGCCCGGATTTCCCCACCGGCGGGTTTCTCTACGGCAAGGCCGGCATTCTGAATGCGTATAAGACCGGCCGCGGCAGCTTCATCATGCGCGCGCGCGCCGCCATTGAGAAAATGGGCAAGGATCGCGAGCAGATCATTGTCACCGAGATTCCGTATCAGGTGAACAAGTCGCGATTGATTGAGAAGGCCGCCGAGCTGGTGCAGGAAAAGAAGATCGAAGGCATCTCCGATATCCGCGACGAGAGCGACCGCCAGGGCATGCGCATCGTCTTCGAGCTGAAGCGCGGCGAGCAGGCCGAAGTGATCTTGAACAATCTTTACAAGCAGACGCAGATGCAGACCAGCTTCGGCATGATCCTGCTGGCCGTGCATCAGGGGCAGCCGCGCGAGCTGGGCCTGGCCGAGGCGCTGAAGATTTTCATCGACCACCGCGTCGAGGTGGTGCGCCGGCGCACACAGTATGATCTGCGCAAGGCCCGCGAGCGCGAACACATTTTAGAGGGTTACCAGAAGGCGCTCGATCATATCGATGCGGTGATCAAGCTGATCCGCGCATCGAAAAATCCCGCCGAGGCGCGCGAAGGATTGATCGCCAACTTCGAGATGTCGGAGATTCAGGCCCGCGCCGTCCTGGACTTGCAATTGCAGCGGTTGACCGGCCTCGAGCGCGAGAAGATCGCCGACGAAATGAAAGAGCTGCGCGAGAGCATCAAGGAACTCGAAGAGATTCTCGCCAGCGACAAAAAATTGAAAGGCATCATCATCTCCGAGCTGCGCGAGGTTTCCAAAGACTACGGCGACGACCGCCGCACGGAGATCATCGAGGAGCAGGCCGAGATTCATCTCGAGGACCTGATCCCGGTGGAAGACGTGGTGGTAACGGTCAGCCGCCAGGGCTACCTCAAGCGCACCCCCGTCGACACCTATAAAAATCAGGGGCGCGGCGGCAAGGGCCGCATCGGCATGAAGACGCGCGAGGAGGATTTCGTCGAGCGCCTTTTCGTGGCCTCCACGCACAGCTATCTGCTGATCTTCACCAATCGCGGAAAGATATATTGGCTGAAGGTCTATGAAATTCCCGATGTCGGCACCGCCGGACGCGGCAAGAACATCGTCAATCTGGTGAACTTCGATCAGGGCGAGCGCGTAACCGCGGTGCTGGCGGTGAAGGATTTCGCCGAGGACCAGTTTGCGGTGATGGCCACGCGCGAAGGCGTGATCAAGAAATGCTCGCTCTCGCAGTTTGATAATCCGATGGCGCGCGGCATCATCGCCATCACCCTGGATCAGGACGACGAGTTGATTGCGGTCGAGCAGACCGACGGGAAGCAGTTTATTTTCCTGGGCACGCACGACGGCAAAGCGATCCGCTTCCTCGAGGAAGAGGTGCGCGCGATGGGCCGCCAGGCGCACGGCGTGCGCGCCATGACGCTCAAGAAAGGCGACTACATCGTGGGCATGGCCGCGGTGGAGGAAGATGGCTGGATCATGAGCGTCACCGAAAACGGCTACGGCAAGCGCACCGAACTCGGCAAGTACCGCGTGCAGGGCCGCGGCGGACAAGGCATCATCAACCTGAAGACCACGCCGGAAAAGGGCAAAGTGATCGGCATCATGAACGTCAGCGAAGACAGCGAAGTGATGATCATCACCCAGCAAGGCAAGATCATTCGCCTGGAGTCCAACGCCATCCGCTCCGCCGGCCGCTCGACGCAAGGCGTCCGCCTGCTGCGCGCCGACGAAGGCGACCAGATCGCTTCAACCTGCCTCATCCCGCCGTCAGAAGATAACGGCGAAGAGGAAGAGAAGCCGCCGCTGATCCAGTAAGGTATTTGCGCGCTATACTGTTGCCGAATGGCGAAACGGTTCACAACGCCTTTTTCGACCGGACATTTGCGCTATGAAGATTAAATATTTTCAGGATACGGATACCCTGTGCATCGAGCCTCGCGCCGTTGAAGTGGCGGAGACCCGGGACCTCGACGAAAACACCCTTTTGGATTTGGATTCGCAGGGCAATATCTGCGGGTTCACGATTGAGCACGCCAAAGATCGCGCCGAGATTACGCAGTTCTCCTTCGAGCAGATCCCGGCCTAGCCGTGCGCCTGCTGCGAGTTGACAAAGGTGATCACAATACCTGATCGCATCCAAGCGAAATATCCGCTGCCTGTTGTCGCACGGCGTAATGTTTCATTATCCCGAAGAAAAGTTTGAAAATTGGAGGTCACCAATTGTGACAGCCAATCCGACCGCGACAGTATCCCAATGAAAATGGGCGCCAACAAAATCGCAGGAAAAGCAGAATTGCTGGAGAAAAAACTCGGAGCTCTGCAATCCGCACTCGTGGCCTATTCCGGCGGGGTGGATTCGGCTTACCTGGCGTGGGCGGCGCGGCGGGCGCTGGGCGACAGGATGCTTGCGGTGCTGGCTGATTCGCCGAGCCTTGGCGAGTCGCAACGTGAGCACGCCATCGCGTTTGCCCGCGATTTCGATATTCCGCTGGAGATTATCCGCACGGCGGAGTTTGATAATCCTACTTACATCGCCAACGCGCCGGACCGCTGCTTTTATTGCAAGGATGAGTTGTTTGGGAAATTGTCGGACCTGGCGCGCGCGCGCGGATACGCCGCGATTGCCTACGGCGTAAACGCGGACGATGTTCACGACTACCGCCCCGGGCATCGCGCCGCCGCTGAGCATGGCGTGTGTTCGCCTCTGCTCGATGCGGGATTGACCAAGGCGGAGATTCGTCAGCTTGCGAAAGAGGTCGGCCTTCCGGTGTGGGATCGTCCGGCGTCGCCGTGTCTTTCTTCGCGCATCCCTTACGGCACTCCGGTTACAATTCAAACCGTGAAGACCATCGACCACGGCGAAGACTCTCTCCGCGCGCTCGGCTTCCGCCAGTTCCGCGTGCGCCACCACGGCGAGCTGGTGCGCATCGAGATCGCCGCGGACGAACTGCCTCGCGCGCTCAATCCGCAGATGGCGCAGATTCTCGCAGAGAAGTTCAAGGCGCTAGGCTATAAGTACATAACGCTGGACATGGAAGGCTTCCGCTCCGGCTCCCTCAACGAAGTCCTGAAAGCGGATTAGCGCCTAGCCGCCGGTGGAGATCATCTTGCCGCTGAGTTGCAGGTAGCCGACGTAGGCGAACAGCAGGACGGTGGCGACCAGCGTGGCGTTGATCCACCAGGGGTTGCGGAAGCGCGCGCCCACCCAGCGGGTGCGATTGTTCAGCACCAGTAGGGTCAGCGCCAGCATGGGCATGAACATCGCGCCCATCACGGCGTAGGCGAGCTGAATTTTTTCGACTGTCATGAACAGGTTGGCCATGGGCACCAGCGCGATGGCGATCAAGTAGCCGCGATACGCGCCGGTCTTCTTCAGGTCGATGGAGCGCAGCGTTGCGACTACTTCGACAGAAGACGCGGCGCCCTTGTGCTTGCGCAGCGAGAGGAAGTCGGCGAACAGGTATGGCGCGCTCTGCCATACGCCGATTAGGCTCGAAAATACCGCGCCCCAGAAGCCAAAGAGAAATATCCAGCGACCCGAGGGGCCGAGCACCATCTCCAGTTGCTCGGCGAGTTGTCCGGCGAGGCGGATGCCGGAGCCTTCGAGCTGAATGCGCGATCCGATTATGACCATGGACACGCCGAAGATCGCAGTCAGAATGTAGCAGACGGCAAGATCAATGCGGCAGATGCGCGCGCCCTCTTCGCCGGTGCGGCCTTTCTCGCGAATCCAGTAGCCGTAGGAGAGCAGCGTGACTGTTCCGCCCACTCCGCCCAGCACTCCCAGCATCCACGGCAGTGTTTCAAACGAGATGCTCGGGACGATTAACCCGTGCGCCACCGCTCCCCAATTCTGAACAAGCAGGAATGCGGTTACCAGAACGGCGACAAACTTGAAAGCGATGAACGTCTGCATCACCTTCTCGAAGATGGCGAAGCCGCCCAGCCAGACCACCGCCAGTCCCGCGATGGAGTGGGCCACGCCCCAGATATTTTTCGACGTGGTAGGATCGCCCAGCGGGATAATCGACGCCGCGGCCACGCCGCAGGCCGTGATCAGCGCTCCGCCCACGAAGAAAGTCCAGAGCAGGAAATAGGCGATGAACACCCATTGAATCCAACGACCGAGCTTGGTGACCCAACCTTCCAGCAGCGTGGTGTCGGTGGCCATCTGCCAGCGCGCGATGCCTTCGTTGAGCGTCCACTTCATAAACGAGCCAATCACCGCCGACCACAGAATCGCGAGGCCAGCCTTCGACCCGGCAATGCTGGCGGTGAG includes these proteins:
- the gyrA gene encoding DNA gyrase subunit A, which encodes MADQPTNPPTNPGGNLPGDGQQSELPLPKNQSTVNIEDEMRKSYLDYAMSVIIGRALPDARDGMKPVHRRILYGMYEAGLRANRPYRKCAKIVGEVMGNYHPHGDSPIYDALVRMAQNFSMRYELVDGQGNFGSVDGDPPAAMRYTEARLSSISERLLDDIERETVDFRPNYDESREEPVCLPTRIPNLLVNGSSGIAVGMATNIPPHNLREIIAATIQLIEHPNTQLAKLIELVPGPDFPTGGFLYGKAGILNAYKTGRGSFIMRARAAIEKMGKDREQIIVTEIPYQVNKSRLIEKAAELVQEKKIEGISDIRDESDRQGMRIVFELKRGEQAEVILNNLYKQTQMQTSFGMILLAVHQGQPRELGLAEALKIFIDHRVEVVRRRTQYDLRKAREREHILEGYQKALDHIDAVIKLIRASKNPAEAREGLIANFEMSEIQARAVLDLQLQRLTGLEREKIADEMKELRESIKELEEILASDKKLKGIIISELREVSKDYGDDRRTEIIEEQAEIHLEDLIPVEDVVVTVSRQGYLKRTPVDTYKNQGRGGKGRIGMKTREEDFVERLFVASTHSYLLIFTNRGKIYWLKVYEIPDVGTAGRGKNIVNLVNFDQGERVTAVLAVKDFAEDQFAVMATREGVIKKCSLSQFDNPMARGIIAITLDQDDELIAVEQTDGKQFIFLGTHDGKAIRFLEEEVRAMGRQAHGVRAMTLKKGDYIVGMAAVEEDGWIMSVTENGYGKRTELGKYRVQGRGGQGIINLKTTPEKGKVIGIMNVSEDSEVMIITQQGKIIRLESNAIRSAGRSTQGVRLLRADEGDQIASTCLIPPSEDNGEEEEKPPLIQ
- a CDS encoding DUF2283 domain-containing protein; its protein translation is MKIKYFQDTDTLCIEPRAVEVAETRDLDENTLLDLDSQGNICGFTIEHAKDRAEITQFSFEQIPA
- the larE gene encoding ATP-dependent sacrificial sulfur transferase LarE — translated: MKMGANKIAGKAELLEKKLGALQSALVAYSGGVDSAYLAWAARRALGDRMLAVLADSPSLGESQREHAIAFARDFDIPLEIIRTAEFDNPTYIANAPDRCFYCKDELFGKLSDLARARGYAAIAYGVNADDVHDYRPGHRAAAEHGVCSPLLDAGLTKAEIRQLAKEVGLPVWDRPASPCLSSRIPYGTPVTIQTVKTIDHGEDSLRALGFRQFRVRHHGELVRIEIAADELPRALNPQMAQILAEKFKALGYKYITLDMEGFRSGSLNEVLKAD
- a CDS encoding iron transporter; the protein is MLVATTGVGAGDLLTASIAGSKAGLAILWSAVIGSFMKWTLNEGIARWQMATDTTLLEGWVTKLGRWIQWVFIAYFLLWTFFVGGALITACGVAAASIIPLGDPTTSKNIWGVAHSIAGLAVVWLGGFAIFEKVMQTFIAFKFVAVLVTAFLLVQNWGAVAHGLIVPSISFETLPWMLGVLGGVGGTVTLLSYGYWIREKGRTGEEGARICRIDLAVCYILTAIFGVSMVIIGSRIQLEGSGIRLAGQLAEQLEMVLGPSGRWIFLFGFWGAVFSSLIGVWQSAPYLFADFLSLRKHKGAASSVEVVATLRSIDLKKTGAYRGYLIAIALVPMANLFMTVEKIQLAYAVMGAMFMPMLALTLLVLNNRTRWVGARFRNPWWINATLVATVLLFAYVGYLQLSGKMISTGG